The genomic stretch GCATGGTGTATCTGCAAGTCGCATTGATGAAGTAGTAAAGTTAACAAGATTAGAAAAAAGCATTCATCAACCCGTAAAAACGTATTCACTAGGGATGCGTCAGCGTCTCGGTGTTGCACAAGCTATTTTGCACAAGCCCTCATTGCTGCTGTTAGATGAGCCTACTAACGGCTTGGACCCAGCAGGAATGATTGAGTTTAAAGCATATTTAAAGCAGTTGTGCAAAGAAGAAGGGATTTCCATTCTTATCGCTAGCCATTTGCTGAAAGAAGTGGAAGCTTTGTGTGATCGCGTAGGAATTATTCAAGAAGGTAAATTACTATCTGTTCAAGAATTGGCTAATCGTAATACGGCAGAGAGGGTAACAATTGTATTTGCAGTTAGCGCGTTAGAGCAAGCGGAAAAGCTGCTTTTAGCTAAAGGTTATACTTGTGTGATAAAAGAAAATCAGCTTTCTGTACAAGCTCAACCGAAAGAAGCTGCTACTATCAATAAACTGCTAGTGGAAGAAGGCATTGAAGTGTACCAAATTACCCCAATTTATGAATCGTTAGAACAATCGTTTATGTCTGTTACGGGAGGAGATTTCAATGCTTAATTTAATACAAAATGAACACATGAAATGGTTTATGAAGAAAAGCACGAAGGTCGTATTTTTAGCACTTGCTGCTTTAACGCTTGGTATGGCTCTTGTAATGAGGGCTATTACGACGAATGCAGGAATTACAGAAACGCTGCCAGGCTTTGTTGCTTTCACTTCAAACTTCTTAGTTATTGTCCAATTTTTTGCTGTAGCTGCTGCAGGATCAATTGTTGCGTCTGAATTCGAAAAAGGAACGATTAAACTTTTGTTAATTCGTCCCAAGAGTCGCTCAACTATTCTTTTATCGAAATACCTGACTAGTATTTTGATTAGTTTATACTATTTGGCTGCCTTCTTTTTCTTTTCAGTCATTTGGGGAGCTATCTTCTTTTCAGGAGAATCTTTTAGTGGTCAAGAAGCGCAAGGGATATGGATTGCATACGGCGTTTCATACCTTGAAACCTTTATGATGGTTGCTTTTGCATTTATGCTATCTTCGGTATTCCGAAATAGTGCATTAGCCGTTGGTCT from Bacillus sp. 1780r2a1 encodes the following:
- a CDS encoding ABC transporter ATP-binding protein, encoding MSEREVLQVHGVTKKIGSKIILDNVSLSVQEGEIFGLLGPNGSGKTTLIRTVVGLVSSTGDVIINNKDLRKQFNEAVKSIGAIIENPEFYGYLTGYQNLKHFARMHGVSASRIDEVVKLTRLEKSIHQPVKTYSLGMRQRLGVAQAILHKPSLLLLDEPTNGLDPAGMIEFKAYLKQLCKEEGISILIASHLLKEVEALCDRVGIIQEGKLLSVQELANRNTAERVTIVFAVSALEQAEKLLLAKGYTCVIKENQLSVQAQPKEAATINKLLVEEGIEVYQITPIYESLEQSFMSVTGGDFNA
- a CDS encoding ABC transporter permease, which codes for MLNLIQNEHMKWFMKKSTKVVFLALAALTLGMALVMRAITTNAGITETLPGFVAFTSNFLVIVQFFAVAAAGSIVASEFEKGTIKLLLIRPKSRSTILLSKYLTSILISLYYLAAFFFFSVIWGAIFFSGESFSGQEAQGIWIAYGVSYLETFMMVAFAFMLSSVFRNSALAVGLSIVVGVGAKMLAGILSEFQVQWGIILLFANTNLSQYMEGSQTYFPGMTLPFSLFIIIAHLIFFVGTAWLFFLKRDVAN